A DNA window from Helianthus annuus cultivar XRQ/B chromosome 15, HanXRQr2.0-SUNRISE, whole genome shotgun sequence contains the following coding sequences:
- the LOC110911123 gene encoding 1-aminocyclopropane-1-carboxylate synthase 3, producing MLSEKVVCNSHGQDSSYFLGWEEYEKNPYDEVKNPKGIIQMGLAENQLSFDLLESWLEKNPQPMAFRNHNNQSIFKDLALFQDYHGLPAFKNALVKFMSEVRGGSVNFDPNNLVLTAGATSANETLMFCLANPGDAFLLPTPYYPGFDRDLKWRTGAEIVPIQCSSLNGFRITKSALEEAFKQAEKQNLKVKGVLVTNPSNPLGTSLSLHELDLLVNFISSRNIHLVSDEIYSGTVFSSPSFISIMEVLKNKNLMNTEIAKRVHVVYSLSKDLGLPGFRIGVIYSNDERVVSAATKMSSFGLVSSQTQHLLSEILSDQNFTKTYLSENRRRLKERHEMLVGGLKKSGIGCVPSNSGLFCWVDMRHLLSSNTFEGEMELWKKIVYQVGLNISPGSSCHCSEPGWFRVCFANMSEETLDLAMQRVKSFVDLMPKQNIQSYHQKLMNRNSRRTKSLPKWVFELSFHQREIVANER from the exons ATGTTGTCAGAAAAGGTAGTGTGCAACTCTCACGGACAAGATTCCTCGTACTTCCTCGGATGGGAAGAGTACGAGAAGAATCCCTACGACGAGGTTAAGAATCCCAAAGGTATCATCCAAATGGGTCTTGCCGAGAATCAACTGTCTTTTGACCTTCTCGAGTCGTGGCTCGAGAAGAACCCGCAACCTATGGCTTTCAGGAATCATAATAATCAATCCATCTTCAAAGATCTTGCTCTCTTTCAAGATTATCATGGTCTTCCTGCCTTCAAAAAT GCGCTAGTCAAGTTCATGTCGGAGGTAAGAGGAGGCAGTGTTAACTTCGACCCAAACAACCTTGTACTCACCGCAGGTGCAACTTCGGCCAACGAAACATTAATGTTTTGTCTCGCTAATCCTGGCGATGCCTTCCTCCTCCCGACACCATATTATCCTGG ATTTGATAGAGACCTCAAATGGAGAACCGGGGCTGAAATAGTACCAATTCAGTGTTCAAGCTTAAATGGTTTCAGAATTACCAAATCTGCCcttgaagaagctttcaaacaAGCAGAAAAACAAAACCTCAAAGTCAAGGGTGTCTTGGTCACAAACCCTTCTAATCCATTAGGCACGTCACTGAGTTTGCATGAACTCGACCTCTTGGTTAACTTCATCTCGTCCAGAAACATCCACCTTGTTAGCGACGAAATCTATTCCGGTACTGTCTTTAGCTCTCCAAGCTTCATAAGCATCATGGAAGTCTTAAAAAACAAAAACCTTATGAACACCGAAATAGCAAAACGAGTCCACGTTGTGTATAGCCTCTCCAAAGATCTTGGACTACCTGGATTCCGAATTGGAGTCATTTATTCTAACGATGAGAGGGTTGTCTCGGCTGCAACGAAAATGTCAAGCTTTGGTTTGGTTTCGTCACAGACACAACACCTATTGTCTGAAATCCTTTCTGACCAGAATTTTACAAAAACGTATCTTTCTGAAAACCGGAGAAGACTGAAGGAACGACACGAAATGCTTGTGGGCGGGCTTAAAAAGTCCGGAATCGGATGTGTTCCAAGCAACTCTGGTTTGTTTTGTTGGGTGGATATGAGACACCTTTTGAGCTCGAATACCTTTGAAGGCGAAATGGAGCTTTGGAAGAAGATAGTTTATCAAGTCGGGTTGAACATCTCACCCGGTTCATCATGTCATTGTAGTGAACCGGGTTGGtttcgtgtttgctttgcaaacATGTCAGAGGAAACCCTAGATCTTGCCATGCAACGCGTGAAGTCGTTTGTAGACTTGATGCCTAAGCAAAATATCCAGAGTTATCACCAGAAGTTGATGAACAGAAATTCAAGAAGAACAAAGTCGCTACCAAAATGGGTTTTTGAGCTATCGTTTCATCAACGAGAAATTGTGGCCAATGAACGTTAG